In Deltaproteobacteria bacterium, the following are encoded in one genomic region:
- the amt gene encoding ammonium transporter codes for MRKLTRVLCAAMVLVPRLAWASDAIDKADTTFMLVCSALVLLMTPGLAMFYGGMVRSKNVLSTMMHSFILMGVATIIWVLVGYSVAFGPDIGGITGGLAHVGLRGIGIDPHPIYAGTIPALAFMVFQMMFAIITPALISGAVAERIKFSSFLVFIALWLVVVYSPLAHWVWGGGWIGSMGALDFAGGTVVHISSGVSALAAAIVLGKRRGFRTEIIAPHNLPVTLLGTGLLWFGWFGFNAGSALEISGLATNAFVVTHIAAASGALGWPLYEWILRGKPTALGAASGAVAGLVAITPAAGFVSPLSAIVIGLGAGIICYHGVNLKMRLGYDDSLDVVGIHGFGGAWGAIATGIFASSSVNPAGADGLIFGNGKLLLVQIVSVLATVVFAFTASFLLLKAIDAIWGLRVDDEQEVTGLDLSLHGERGYEF; via the coding sequence ATGAGAAAACTTACCCGTGTGCTTTGCGCGGCTATGGTGCTCGTTCCCAGACTCGCATGGGCATCAGATGCGATCGACAAGGCGGATACCACGTTCATGCTCGTTTGCTCAGCTCTCGTGCTTTTGATGACTCCGGGGCTTGCCATGTTTTACGGCGGCATGGTCCGCTCCAAGAACGTCCTCTCCACGATGATGCACTCCTTCATTCTCATGGGCGTTGCCACGATCATCTGGGTACTGGTCGGATATTCGGTGGCCTTTGGCCCCGACATAGGAGGGATAACAGGCGGCCTGGCCCATGTCGGGCTGAGAGGAATTGGAATCGACCCCCACCCGATCTACGCAGGTACCATCCCGGCGCTTGCCTTCATGGTCTTTCAGATGATGTTTGCGATAATCACGCCGGCGCTCATAAGCGGCGCTGTTGCCGAAAGGATAAAGTTCTCTTCCTTTCTCGTCTTCATAGCCCTGTGGCTGGTCGTCGTATACTCACCACTCGCGCACTGGGTGTGGGGTGGAGGGTGGATCGGCAGTATGGGAGCCCTCGATTTTGCCGGTGGTACCGTAGTTCACATAAGTTCCGGGGTTTCGGCCCTTGCAGCCGCCATCGTTCTGGGAAAGAGGAGGGGGTTCAGGACGGAGATCATCGCTCCGCACAACCTTCCCGTTACCCTTCTTGGAACGGGTTTGCTCTGGTTCGGCTGGTTCGGGTTCAACGCCGGATCGGCTCTCGAAATAAGCGGCCTTGCAACGAACGCCTTCGTCGTCACGCATATAGCCGCTGCCTCAGGTGCGCTGGGATGGCCCCTCTATGAGTGGATTCTCAGGGGGAAGCCGACTGCCCTGGGAGCGGCGTCGGGCGCCGTGGCGGGGCTGGTGGCCATTACTCCGGCCGCGGGCTTCGTTTCCCCCCTATCTGCAATCGTTATAGGATTGGGGGCGGGGATCATATGTTATCACGGTGTCAACCTGAAGATGCGGCTTGGCTATGACGACTCTCTTGATGTGGTGGGCATTCATGGCTTCGGCGGTGCCTGGGGCGCTATCGCGACGGGGATATTCGCCTCCTCTTCCGTCAACCCGGCAGGTGCCGACGGTCTTATTTTCGGGAACGGGAAGTTACTTCTCGTCCAGATCGTGTCGGTCCTTGCAACGGTCGTTTTTGCCTTCACTGCATCCTTCCTGCTCCTCAAGGCCATCGATGCCATCTGGGGCCTTCGCGTGGATGATGAGCAGGAAGTTACCGGGCTCGATCTTTCCCTCCATGGGGAAAGAGGCTATGAGTTCTGA
- a CDS encoding DUF296 domain-containing protein yields the protein MKYSTGKVGRVLVARMDHGEDILLSLKELCKNEGIESGWIFLFGALARGKLVLGPEEEKVPPSPVTRDFDGPYEALGTGSIAMDEGEISIHIHSALGSKSDALSGCIRDRGEIFIVIECLILEIEGFGLARKMDPLVGLKLLDFS from the coding sequence ATGAAATATTCTACAGGCAAGGTCGGCAGGGTTCTCGTTGCCAGGATGGATCACGGGGAAGACATACTCCTTTCATTGAAGGAGCTCTGCAAAAATGAGGGAATCGAGTCAGGGTGGATTTTCCTTTTCGGTGCACTGGCCAGGGGTAAGCTGGTCCTCGGTCCCGAAGAAGAAAAGGTACCCCCTTCCCCCGTGACAAGGGATTTTGATGGCCCCTATGAGGCTCTCGGAACCGGTTCCATAGCGATGGATGAAGGAGAGATATCGATTCACATCCACTCAGCCCTCGGATCGAAAAGCGATGCCCTCTCCGGCTGCATAAGGGACAGAGGTGAGATTTTTATTGTCATAGAGTGCCTGATACTCGAAATCGAGGGGTTCGGGCTCGCAAGGAAGATGGACCCGCTTGTAGGGCTCAAGCTCCTCGATTTTTCCTGA
- a CDS encoding YbaK/EbsC family protein yields the protein LFMADGKPVLVVISGEKKVNMKELKNVLSARKLKFAGEDDVRENTGFGIGAVSPVGLPERVLVMLDKSLRQFEKIYPAAGSSNNMFESTFEELKDLTGAREVDLSQDF from the coding sequence CTTTTCATGGCAGATGGAAAGCCCGTCCTGGTCGTTATTTCGGGCGAGAAAAAGGTGAATATGAAAGAGCTGAAAAATGTTCTTTCGGCCAGAAAATTGAAGTTTGCCGGAGAAGATGATGTGCGGGAGAATACCGGCTTCGGTATCGGGGCCGTTTCCCCCGTTGGGCTGCCGGAACGTGTACTCGTTATGCTCGACAAAAGTCTCCGGCAGTTTGAGAAAATATATCCGGCGGCGGGGAGTTCGAACAACATGTTCGAGTCGACCTTCGAAGAGCTGAAAGATCTGACCGGTGCCCGGGAAGTGGATCTCTCACAGGACTTCTGA
- a CDS encoding hotdog fold thioesterase, with protein sequence MKRKEYIPYTDTCFACGDDNEAGMKIKLFEEGSRVKAVVSIGRHLNGYEGMVHGGIICALLDEAMIWAAVVFGEKRTMYVTTEMSIKYLAPVPVSSEISVSGWIRDDRGKVVLCEGEVEREGRILASAEGKFLALGNEKLKEIHPHLRFGRCVKYRDFITV encoded by the coding sequence GTGAAAAGAAAGGAATACATTCCCTATACCGACACCTGCTTCGCCTGCGGGGATGACAATGAAGCGGGAATGAAGATCAAACTCTTCGAGGAGGGGAGCAGGGTCAAGGCTGTTGTGTCCATCGGGCGGCATCTGAACGGATACGAGGGGATGGTCCACGGTGGAATCATCTGCGCCCTTCTGGATGAGGCGATGATATGGGCTGCCGTCGTTTTCGGGGAAAAGAGGACGATGTACGTAACAACGGAGATGAGCATCAAGTATCTTGCGCCCGTCCCCGTATCATCGGAGATCTCCGTTTCCGGCTGGATCAGGGATGACAGGGGAAAGGTCGTTCTCTGCGAAGGAGAGGTTGAGCGTGAAGGCAGGATCCTGGCGAGCGCGGAGGGAAAGTTTCTCGCTCTGGGAAATGAAAAATTAAAAGAGATTCATCCCCATCTGAGGTTCGGCCGCTGCGTGAAATACCGGGATTTCATAACCGTCTGA
- a CDS encoding transcriptional regulator produces MKPLYIVLSSDRLGEGEEELGKLLMGNFLKILGGEGGPPSAIFLINRGVYLATGSSVAVDFLVHLREQGVGIYLCQTCVEFYGISKELALGEISGMGKLVEMVTTGRVTFI; encoded by the coding sequence ATGAAGCCTCTATACATCGTTTTGTCGAGCGATAGGTTGGGAGAGGGGGAAGAGGAGCTGGGCAAACTTCTCATGGGCAACTTCCTCAAAATTCTCGGTGGGGAGGGCGGCCCTCCCTCTGCGATATTCCTTATAAACAGGGGCGTATACCTTGCCACCGGCTCATCCGTGGCAGTGGATTTCCTGGTACATTTGCGGGAGCAGGGGGTCGGCATTTATCTCTGCCAGACCTGCGTTGAGTTTTACGGGATTTCCAAAGAGCTTGCCCTCGGTGAGATTTCCGGTATGGGCAAGCTTGTCGAAATGGTGACAACCGGGAGGGTTACCTTCATCTGA